Proteins found in one Panthera tigris isolate Pti1 chromosome B3, P.tigris_Pti1_mat1.1, whole genome shotgun sequence genomic segment:
- the PSMB11 gene encoding proteasome subunit beta type-11: MALQDVCKWQAPNTQGPSPHLPQPGAWAVPPGCDPQTFLQIHGPRLAHGTTTLAFLFRHGVIAAADTRSSCGNYVECPTSRKIIPVHQHLLGTTSGTSADCAVWYRVLRRELRLRALREGQLPSVAGAAKLLSTMMSCYRGLDLCVATALCGWDRSGPALFYVYSDGTRLQGNIFSVGSGSPYAYGVLDRGYRYDMTPQEAYALARCAVAHATHRDAYSGGSVDLFHVRESGWEYVSRNDACVLYSELQKLPDPDKEKEEEASRDHPEPASPHRDSRMPAETEML, translated from the coding sequence ATGGCCCTGCAGGATGTGTGCAAGTGGCAGGCCCCCAACACCCAGGGACCATCACCTCACCTGCCTCAGCCTGGTGCCTGGGCTGTGCCCCCAGGCTGCGATCCTCAAACCTTCTTGCAGATCCACGGCCCCAGGCTGGCCCATGGCACCACCACCTTGGCCTTCCTCTTCCGGCATGGAGTCATCGCTGCTGCTGACACACGTTCCTCCTGCGGCAACTATGTGGAGTGTCCAACCTCACGCAAGATCATCCCTGTGCACCAGCACCTCCTGGGCACCACCTCCGGCACCTCGGCCGACTGTGCCGTATGGTACCGCGTGCTGCGACGGGAGCTGCGGCTTCGGGCACTGAGGGAGGGTCAGCTGCCCAGCGTGGCCGGTGCTGCCAAGCTCTTGTCGACCATGATGTCCTGCTACCGGGGCCTGGATCTGTGTGTGGCCACGGCCCTGTGTGGCTGGGACCGCTCTGGCCCTGCACTCTTCTATGTCTACAGTGACGGCACCCGCCTGCAAGGGAACATCTTCTCCGTGGGTTCTGGATCTCCCTATGCCTATGGCGTGCTAGACCGCGGCTACCGCTATGACATGACCCCCCAGGAAGCCTATGCCCTGGCTCGCTGTGCCGTGGCCCACGCCACCCACCGCGATGCCTACTCCGGGGGTTCTGTAGACCTTTTCCACGTGCGGGAGAGTGGATGGGAGTATGTGTCACGCAACGATGCCTGTGTGCTGTACTCGGAACTGCAGAAGCTTCCGGATCCagacaaggaaaaggaggaggaggccagCCGGGACCATCCGGAGCCCGCCAGCCCACACAGAGACTCTAGGATGCCCGCAGAGACTGAGATGCTGTGA